Proteins encoded together in one Camelina sativa cultivar DH55 chromosome 9, Cs, whole genome shotgun sequence window:
- the LOC104711800 gene encoding probable aspartyl protease At4g16563, producing the protein MSSPLFFLFLIFFLSIVSAVKLPLSPFSHSDHPLPKDPYLSLRRLADSSIARAYKLKHGTSVKPDEDALSSASTASAATVVKSPLSAKSYGGYSVSLSFGTPSQTIPFVFDTGSSLVWFPCTSRYLCSGCGFSGLDPTRIPRFIPKNSSSTKIIGCQNPKCKFLYGANLKCRGCDPNTRNCTVACPPYILQYGLGSTAGILVSETLDFPDLTVPNFVVGCSIISTRQPAGIAGFGRGLESLPSQMKLKRFSHCLVSRRYDDTNVTTDLDLDTGSGHNSGSKTPGLSYTPFRKNPKVSNAAFLEYYYLNLRRIYVGKKPVKIPYKFLVPGTNGNGGSIVDSGSTFTFMERPVFSLVAEQFAAQLSNYTRDKDVEKVTGLGPCFNIAGKGDVTIPELIFVFKGGAKMELPLSNFFTFVGSTDTVCLTVVSDKTVNPSGGTGPAIILGSFQQQNYLVEYDLENDRFGFAKKRCSP; encoded by the coding sequence atgtcttctcctctcttcttcttgttccttatcttcttcctctcaatcgTCTCCGCCGTCAAATTAcctctctctcccttctcccACTCCGACCACCCACTTCCTAAAGATCCTTACCTCTCTCTCCGCCGCCTCGCCGACTCATCGATAGCTAGAGCTTATAAGCTCAAACATGGCACATCCGTTAAACCCGACGAAGACGCTCTCTCCTCCGCCTCCACAGCCTCCGCCGCAACCGTCGTGAAATCCCCACTTTCTGCTAAAAGCTACGGCGGCTACTCGGTCTCTCTCAGCTTCGGCACGCCGTCTCAAACAATCCCGTTCGTTTTCGATACAGGAAGCAGTCTCGTTTGGTTCCCTTGTACCTCGAGGTACCTCTGCTCCGGCTGCGGCTTCTCGGGTTTGGATCCGACCCGAATCCCTAGATTTATCCCCAAGAACTCTTCCTCTACCAAAATCATCGGGTGTCAGAATCCGAAATGCAAGTTTCTATACGGAGCCAATCTTAAATGCAGAGGATGTGACCCGAATACCCGAAACTGCACCGTCGCTTGTCCGCCGTACATTCTCCAATACGGATTAGGATCAACGGCTGGAATTTTAGTATCCGAAACACTTGATTTCCCGGATCTAACCGTACCCAATTTCGTAGTCGGATGCTCAATTATCTCGACCCGACAACCCGCTGGTATCGCCGGGTTTGGACGAGGACTCGAGTCGCTTCCTTCTCAGATGAAACTCAAAAGATTCTCTCACTGTTTGGTTTCTCGCCGGTACGACGATACCAACGTAACCACGGATCTTGATCTGGATACCGGGTCGGGTCATAACTCCGGGTCGAAAACCCCGGGTCTTAGCTACACGCCGTTTCGGAAAAACCCCAAAGTCTCAAACGCAGCGTTTCTCGAGTACTACTACCTCAATCTCCGGCGAATCTACGTCGGGAAGAAGCCGGTGAAGATCCCGTACAAGTTTCTCGTTCCGGGAACGAACGGTAACGGAGGATCCATCGTTGATTCCGGATCCACATTCACGTTCATGGAGCGACCCGTGTTTAGCCTCGTCGCCGAACAATTCGCGGCGCAGTTGTCGAACTACACACGCGATAAAGACGTGGAGAAGGTCACCGGACTCGGACCGTGTTTTAACATCGCCGGGAAAGGAGACGTGACGATCCCGGAGctgatttttgtgtttaaagGTGGAGCGAAGATGGAGTTGCCGTTATCTAATTTCTTCACGTTCGTTGGGAGCACTGATACTGTTTGTCTCACGGTGGTTTCCGATAAAACTGTGAATCCCTCCGGCGGGACTGGTCCGGCGATTATACTTGGGAGTTTCCAGCAGCAGAACTATTTAGTTGAATACGATTTGGAAAATGACAGGTTTGGGTTCGCCAAGAAGAGGTGTAGCCCTTGA